CTCGGCGTGTACACGGCCAAGGGTGCAACGGGAGTAACGGCCCGGTATGTGGAGGCACGAATAGGCAAACCATCGCTGGTGAACGAAACGTCGCGATTTTCATTGTTGGAAGCGCTTAAACATCCCATCGATACGGTGAAACGGTTGAAGCATAAGCCAACGGACGCCTTGCAGGGTGTTGTACTGCAGCCCAAGCTGGAGGAGCGGTTACGAGACATTGCCATCGCGACGAAAAACACCAAGAACAACAAGGGCCTGTATCGAAACATCCTCATGCATGGACCGCCCGGTACGGGTAAGACCATGTTCGCTAAGCGGCTTGCCACACACTCCGGCATGGATTATGCCATCATGACCGGTGGCGATGTGGGACCGATGGGTCGCGATGCTGTGACCGCAATCCACAAGGTGTTCGATTGGGCCAATACGAGCCGGCGcggtttgctgttgttcaTCGACGAAGCCGACGCATTCCTGCGCAAACGTTCGTCCGAACAGATATCGGAAGATATGCGGTCGGCGTTGAATGCGTTCCTGTATCGTACGGGTGAGCAAAATCCAAGATTCATGCTGGTACTGGCCTCGAACACACCGGAACAATTCGATTACGCCATCAACGATCGGTTGGACGAGATGGTAGAATTCACACTGCCCGGACTAGAGGAACGGGAACGGTTGATTCGTTTGTATTTCGACAAATTTGTGCTACAACCCGCCGCTGAGGGCAAGAAGTAAGTAATGGAATggattttctgttttaatCATTATTTCAATGGCCACCGACCATTggtatgttttgcttttttgtttttttccataacattttcatttctttccagACGCTTCAAAGTAGAACAGTGGGACTACAGTGCCGTGTGTAGTAAAATGGCCAAAATGTGTGAAGGTATGTCGGGTCGTGAAATCTCCAAGCTTGGTGTATCGTGGCAGGCGGCCTGTTACGCCTCGGAAGAAGGCATCCTGACCGAGCAGATGGTGCTGGATCGGTGCGAAGCCGCCGCTCGCCAACATCGGCAGAAGATGGCATGGCTTTCGGAGCAGGAAAAGCTCGACCACAAATCCATCACCGGTGGTAAGGGCTTCCTGACACAGTAACGCGTTTGCCTAGGGCTTACCGGAGTAAGTAAAAATTGGATATGATATCATCGGTGATGGATGGATTTAGGATGACTtccgtttgattttttttcgcgaGTAACAAAGATTCCATGTCCGCTCATTAGATGCATTCTCAATGGCAATGAGCAGCAGTGGAGTTTgtaaaaacggaaaatctggAAAATGCGGTGTTAGAGCGTAGCGTAACACAAGGAAACCGCTTGCCGCCATCCCATCCATCCCGAGGGCTTATCGTTCGACTGCAGGAGATTTATATTAAACTTCCTACGAACGAG
This genomic window from Anopheles maculipalpis chromosome 2RL, idAnoMacuDA_375_x, whole genome shotgun sequence contains:
- the LOC126557492 gene encoding ATPase family AAA domain-containing protein 3A homolog, producing MSWLFGYKSQVPPQGGGGDGGPEPPGPPPSSAGQMAGDANLTKAERKAMEAYRFDSSALERAAEAARTLERSKHAREALELSKMQESTRQQEYMAKVKEYEAHIETSKVEQKRVDHEERRKTLAEETKQQQQRAQYQDQLARKRYEEQLAQQQRVQEENLRKQEESVAKQEAMRRKTIEHEMELREKNKMKLLEAELRAKAKVDRENRDLTLEQIRLKAEENRITVMEGIKTAGSVLGQGATALLTDWNKVVTTVGGLSLLALGVYTAKGATGVTARYVEARIGKPSLVNETSRFSLLEALKHPIDTVKRLKHKPTDALQGVVLQPKLEERLRDIAIATKNTKNNKGLYRNILMHGPPGTGKTMFAKRLATHSGMDYAIMTGGDVGPMGRDAVTAIHKVFDWANTSRRGLLLFIDEADAFLRKRSSEQISEDMRSALNAFLYRTGEQNPRFMLVLASNTPEQFDYAINDRLDEMVEFTLPGLEERERLIRLYFDKFVLQPAAEGKKRFKVEQWDYSAVCSKMAKMCEGMSGREISKLGVSWQAACYASEEGILTEQMVLDRCEAAARQHRQKMAWLSEQEKLDHKSITGGKGFLTQ